The following are from one region of the Methanoculleus caldifontis genome:
- a CDS encoding PH domain-containing protein, with amino-acid sequence MSFPGPVSGRTPVDEGSPDSGTGTDGYRRLNRKSLLSIYFGHAVSYAILLGAFILLETYAERFLGPNYVLVRYAFIAVLAVVLVYMAVAPPVFYARYRYRITADRIDVRSGVLVLRHILVPIERVHQVEVSRGPVNSALGLAEVTITTAGGVATLSYLELEEAERVAELLNSLVGRMLKGRVPATEPAGD; translated from the coding sequence ATGTCGTTTCCCGGCCCGGTGAGCGGGCGAACTCCGGTCGACGAAGGATCGCCGGACTCCGGGACGGGCACGGACGGTTATCGGCGGCTGAACCGGAAGTCCCTTCTCTCGATATACTTCGGCCACGCCGTCTCCTATGCGATCCTCCTTGGGGCGTTCATCCTCCTCGAGACCTACGCAGAGAGGTTCCTCGGCCCCAACTACGTTCTCGTCCGATACGCCTTCATTGCGGTCCTCGCCGTCGTTCTGGTCTATATGGCGGTGGCTCCGCCGGTCTTCTATGCCCGCTACCGCTACCGGATCACCGCCGACAGGATAGACGTCCGCTCCGGCGTCCTCGTGCTGCGCCATATCCTGGTGCCGATCGAGCGGGTGCACCAGGTGGAGGTCTCCCGCGGCCCGGTCAACAGCGCGCTCGGCCTTGCGGAGGTCACGATAACCACCGCCGGCGGCGTGGCGACGCTCAGCTACCTCGAACTTGAAGAGGCGGAGAGGGTGGCCGAACTGTTGAACAGTCTGGTCGGGCGGATGCTCAAGGGGCGCGTGCCGGCGACGGAGCCCGCAGGCGACTGA
- a CDS encoding glycosyltransferase, with product MISIVVPTYNEEQNIERCLRSLNDQTVPRNTYEIIVVDGNSKDRTRELAEPLADKVFIQTSKRVGGARNDGAMAAAGDIVATTDADCILPRDWVERIERDFAEKEIVQLYGTVYPIEGGSRNHLSLLGANTFARLGYYTRTIYFTLGCNTAFDREAFMQAGMYRCIDAGDDLEIAQRMRKLGKVYLDPALKVGFSMRRYQQFGTLKSIWEWFYIVLRGGNAKGVSYSQREYK from the coding sequence ATGATCTCGATCGTCGTGCCGACGTACAACGAAGAGCAGAATATCGAGCGCTGCCTGCGGTCCCTGAACGACCAGACGGTGCCGAGGAACACCTACGAGATCATCGTCGTCGACGGGAACTCAAAGGACCGGACCCGGGAGCTCGCGGAGCCCCTCGCCGACAAGGTCTTCATCCAGACGAGCAAGCGGGTGGGGGGAGCCCGGAACGACGGGGCGATGGCCGCGGCCGGCGATATCGTCGCGACGACGGACGCCGACTGCATCCTTCCCCGGGACTGGGTGGAGCGGATCGAGAGGGATTTCGCGGAGAAGGAGATCGTGCAGCTCTACGGCACGGTCTACCCGATCGAGGGCGGATCCAGGAATCACCTCTCGCTCCTCGGCGCAAACACCTTCGCGCGCCTGGGCTATTACACCCGGACGATCTACTTCACGCTGGGCTGCAACACGGCCTTCGACCGGGAGGCGTTCATGCAGGCGGGGATGTACCGCTGCATCGACGCGGGGGACGACCTTGAGATTGCGCAGCGGATGAGGAAGCTCGGGAAGGTCTACCTCGATCCCGCTCTCAAGGTAGGGTTCTCGATGCGGCGCTACCAGCAGTTCGGGACCCTCAAGTCGATCTGGGAATGGTTCTATATCGTCCTCCGCGGCGGCAACGCGAAGGGCGTCTCCTACTCGCAGCGGGAGTACAAGTAG
- a CDS encoding PH domain-containing protein yields MIAPGERMRCHPSVIVENSLSIVVLLALLVGRFETTAVAGVLAAAVAALLLFNYRQWSRTTIRFSETEIVVERETLFKLKKTLPYAKIASVNVNRGIVNRLFGTARLQININSGSSATVPEAVLTFRQDMAEEIRAAIADRLYGREAAPDEDEEAEPLATLSPADVVVHGLLSVPTYQTLIGSVFLVYSVLQLYGSAGAGFWADSRALASLTMFFIVQIGPSVSLIFRYYNYRVYRRGDTIYLQHGLFRTYRTSFDVSRVNAVRVKSTFAARLLHRSWIEAEVVGLASGSGESLRPVLCLLKDDATQQTLLRELVPEFVYERNPERQPAGARSVLRIRAAAASLALVLAMAWPSLYVYREAADLAGVAGAVLPWALPLATVLAVLAIFYATHVSYRITEFDAGKDLFSFVNGAVDREAVTMNYDKVQTVQVTQGPVARLFGVARAEVYLLSSRGGTSISSGYFSEDRLGVIGETVMERIASGEYDWRKNSV; encoded by the coding sequence ATGATCGCGCCCGGCGAGAGGATGAGGTGCCACCCGAGCGTCATCGTGGAGAACTCGCTCTCTATCGTAGTCCTCCTCGCGCTCCTCGTTGGCCGGTTCGAGACGACAGCGGTAGCAGGCGTGCTTGCGGCCGCCGTCGCCGCGCTGCTGCTCTTCAACTACCGGCAGTGGAGCCGGACGACGATCCGGTTCAGCGAGACGGAGATCGTGGTGGAGCGGGAGACCCTCTTCAAGCTGAAGAAGACCCTCCCCTACGCGAAGATCGCGTCGGTCAACGTGAACCGCGGCATCGTAAACCGGCTCTTCGGGACCGCAAGGCTGCAGATCAACATCAACTCGGGGAGCAGCGCCACGGTCCCTGAGGCGGTCCTGACGTTCCGGCAGGACATGGCCGAGGAGATCCGGGCCGCGATCGCGGACCGCCTCTACGGCCGCGAGGCCGCTCCGGACGAGGACGAGGAAGCGGAGCCGCTCGCGACGCTCTCCCCGGCGGACGTGGTCGTGCACGGTCTTCTCAGCGTCCCGACCTACCAGACCCTCATAGGCTCGGTCTTCCTGGTCTACTCCGTACTGCAGCTCTACGGCTCCGCGGGAGCGGGGTTCTGGGCGGACAGCAGGGCGCTGGCCTCGCTGACGATGTTCTTCATCGTCCAGATAGGACCTTCGGTCTCGCTCATCTTCCGCTACTACAACTACCGGGTATACCGCCGGGGGGATACGATCTACCTCCAGCACGGCCTCTTCCGGACCTACAGGACATCATTCGACGTCTCACGGGTCAACGCCGTCCGGGTCAAGAGCACGTTTGCGGCCCGGCTCCTGCACCGGTCGTGGATCGAGGCGGAGGTGGTGGGGCTCGCGTCCGGGAGCGGGGAGAGCCTCCGCCCCGTCCTCTGCCTCCTGAAAGACGACGCGACACAGCAGACGCTCCTCCGCGAACTGGTGCCGGAGTTCGTCTACGAGCGGAACCCGGAGAGGCAGCCCGCGGGTGCGCGGAGTGTCCTCCGGATCCGGGCCGCGGCGGCCTCTCTCGCGCTCGTTCTGGCGATGGCCTGGCCGTCGCTCTACGTCTACCGCGAGGCCGCGGATCTCGCCGGGGTCGCCGGCGCGGTCCTCCCCTGGGCGCTGCCGCTCGCGACGGTCCTCGCAGTCCTCGCGATCTTCTACGCGACGCACGTCTCCTACCGGATCACGGAGTTCGATGCCGGCAAGGACCTTTTTTCGTTCGTGAACGGCGCCGTCGACCGCGAGGCCGTCACGATGAACTACGACAAGGTCCAGACGGTTCAGGTCACCCAGGGACCGGTCGCCCGGCTCTTCGGGGTCGCGAGGGCGGAGGTATACCTCCTCTCCTCGAGGGGTGGGACGAGCATCTCGTCGGGGTATTTCTCCGAGGACCGGCTCGGCGTCATCGGGGAGACGGTGATGGAGCGGATCGCGAGCGGGGAGTACGATTGGCGGAAGAATAGCGTCTGA
- the msrA gene encoding peptide-methionine (S)-S-oxide reductase MsrA, translating to MASEKTQKATFGAGCFWGVEETFRRVPGVVETAVGFMGGTRANPTYEDVCTGRTGHAEVVQVTYDPGKVSYRELLDVFWGAHDPTTQNRQGPDIGAQYRSVIFFHTPEQEAAARESKEEADRSKRFRRPIVTAIEPAKEFWRAEEYHQQYFAKRGGGHCRTVW from the coding sequence ATGGCATCGGAGAAGACCCAAAAGGCAACCTTCGGCGCCGGGTGCTTCTGGGGCGTCGAGGAGACGTTCCGGCGCGTGCCCGGCGTCGTAGAGACGGCGGTGGGATTCATGGGGGGCACCCGCGCGAACCCGACCTACGAGGACGTCTGCACCGGGCGGACCGGGCACGCGGAGGTCGTGCAGGTGACCTACGACCCCGGGAAGGTCTCCTACCGCGAACTCCTCGACGTATTCTGGGGCGCCCACGACCCGACGACGCAGAACCGCCAGGGGCCCGACATCGGGGCGCAGTACCGGTCCGTGATCTTCTTCCACACCCCGGAGCAGGAGGCGGCGGCGCGGGAGTCAAAGGAGGAGGCGGACCGGTCGAAGAGGTTCCGGCGTCCCATCGTGACCGCGATCGAGCCTGCGAAGGAGTTCTGGCGGGCCGAGGAGTATCACCAGCAGTACTTCGCGAAGCGCGGGGGCGGGCACTGCAGGACGGTGTGGTAG
- a CDS encoding glycosyltransferase family 4 protein gives MKVNIFVEDFRFLRYIGCATAARTLHNHLARLPGMEIARNSYYGDFDLTHYHTFGPWAMYHLKFTEGVKVLTAHSTPRLNEGNVAFSKRINKIYPKIYRQFDHIITISDPCHRETEQLVPDVPMTLIPNGIDREYFRRDRKKRRSFREEYGIDHDRRVVLSVGQQTPRKGIYDFLTLADQHPDMTWVWVGGFPYGTLSKDYAKIQMLKAHTHPNVIFTGVIDDISRAYSGADVFFMPSHAETFGLVIVEALSAGLPVIARDIYEFREIFGDSVLFFRNNDEARALVNDDTALHHCAGGARASTERYDITLIAKRHQQLYRELIER, from the coding sequence ATGAAGGTCAACATCTTCGTCGAGGACTTCCGCTTCCTGCGCTACATCGGGTGCGCGACGGCCGCACGGACCCTCCACAACCACCTTGCCCGGCTTCCGGGGATGGAGATCGCCCGCAACTCCTACTACGGCGACTTCGACCTGACCCACTACCACACCTTCGGCCCCTGGGCGATGTACCACCTGAAGTTCACCGAAGGGGTGAAGGTCCTGACGGCCCACTCGACACCGCGGTTGAACGAGGGAAACGTCGCGTTCTCCAAAAGGATCAACAAGATCTACCCGAAAATCTACCGCCAGTTCGACCACATCATCACGATATCGGACCCCTGCCACCGGGAGACCGAGCAGCTCGTCCCCGACGTCCCGATGACCCTCATCCCGAACGGGATCGACCGGGAATACTTCAGGCGGGACAGGAAGAAACGGCGGTCGTTCCGCGAGGAGTACGGGATCGACCATGACCGGCGGGTGGTCCTCTCCGTCGGGCAGCAGACCCCCCGGAAGGGGATCTACGACTTCCTCACCCTCGCCGACCAGCACCCCGATATGACCTGGGTCTGGGTGGGCGGGTTCCCCTACGGGACGCTCTCGAAGGATTACGCGAAGATCCAGATGCTAAAGGCCCACACCCACCCAAACGTCATCTTCACGGGGGTCATCGACGACATCTCCCGGGCTTACAGCGGCGCGGACGTCTTCTTCATGCCCTCGCACGCGGAGACCTTCGGCCTCGTGATCGTGGAGGCGCTCTCGGCGGGCCTCCCGGTCATCGCCCGCGACATTTACGAGTTCCGTGAGATCTTCGGGGACTCGGTCCTCTTCTTCCGGAACAACGACGAGGCCCGGGCCCTGGTCAACGACGACACGGCCCTGCACCACTGCGCCGGAGGAGCCCGCGCCTCGACGGAGCGATACGACATCACGCTTATAGCAAAACGGCATCAACAACTATACCGGGAGTTGATCGAGCGATGA
- a CDS encoding protoporphyrinogen/coproporphyrinogen oxidase, translating to MSVKSAVLGGGLTGVTVARLLHEQGDNVTVLERDGTIGGLCRSRTQNGFTFDTGGSHIIFSRDTEVLSFMLSVLAGNADRRKRNTKILYKGRYVKYPFENGLYQLPDEDRFFCLNEFVKNLIAVEKGEVPPPENFAEWIVHTFGRGIADCYMLPYNEKIWNYPAERMSHHWVEGRIPRPPVEDIIRSAVGIETEGYTHQAVFSYPVEGGIEALVRAIAEPVLPAVRTGFSVASVREEEGGFAVSDGKETVHADRLVSTIPLQNLLPCLADVPAEVQAACDALRYNSLCSVFIGLEGSVPDISWLYVPDPATGLFNRISFPSNYSTAVAPPDHASILAEITYNDGDAVSQMTDADVIEHTVGSLVAAGIIPSRDNVVYTGVAREKFAYVVYDTEYLRNIEIVRTFCREKGIDLVGRFSQFEYLNMDGCIRSALDFARASR from the coding sequence ATGAGCGTGAAATCGGCGGTACTGGGTGGCGGTCTCACCGGGGTCACGGTAGCCCGCCTGCTCCACGAGCAGGGCGACAACGTGACCGTTCTCGAACGCGACGGGACGATCGGGGGGCTCTGCCGCTCGAGAACACAGAACGGTTTCACGTTCGACACCGGGGGATCGCACATCATCTTCTCCCGCGATACGGAAGTCCTCTCCTTCATGCTCTCGGTCCTCGCCGGGAACGCCGACAGAAGGAAGCGGAACACGAAGATCCTCTATAAAGGCCGCTACGTCAAATATCCCTTCGAGAACGGCCTCTATCAACTCCCCGACGAAGACCGCTTCTTCTGCCTCAACGAGTTCGTGAAGAACCTGATCGCCGTCGAGAAGGGCGAGGTCCCCCCGCCGGAGAACTTCGCCGAATGGATCGTCCACACCTTCGGCCGGGGGATCGCCGACTGCTACATGCTCCCCTACAACGAGAAGATCTGGAACTATCCTGCGGAGCGGATGTCGCACCACTGGGTCGAGGGGCGGATCCCCCGGCCGCCGGTCGAGGATATCATCCGGTCGGCGGTCGGGATCGAGACCGAGGGCTACACCCACCAGGCGGTCTTCTCCTACCCGGTGGAGGGCGGGATCGAGGCGCTGGTCCGGGCGATAGCAGAGCCCGTCCTCCCCGCCGTCCGGACCGGTTTTTCGGTCGCATCCGTCCGCGAGGAGGAGGGGGGGTTCGCCGTCAGCGACGGGAAGGAGACCGTCCACGCCGACCGGCTGGTCTCAACGATCCCCCTCCAGAACCTCCTCCCCTGCCTTGCGGATGTCCCGGCAGAGGTGCAGGCGGCCTGCGACGCCCTCCGTTACAACTCGCTCTGCTCGGTCTTCATCGGCCTTGAGGGCTCTGTCCCCGACATCTCGTGGCTCTACGTCCCCGACCCGGCGACCGGCCTCTTCAACCGGATCTCGTTCCCCTCGAATTACAGCACGGCGGTCGCCCCGCCCGATCACGCCTCGATCCTCGCCGAGATCACCTACAACGACGGCGACGCGGTATCACAGATGACGGATGCCGACGTCATCGAGCATACGGTCGGTTCTCTCGTCGCCGCAGGGATCATTCCATCGCGGGATAACGTCGTCTACACCGGCGTCGCCCGCGAAAAGTTCGCCTACGTCGTCTACGATACGGAGTATCTCAGGAATATCGAGATCGTCAGGACGTTCTGCCGGGAGAAGGGGATCGACCTCGTCGGCCGGTTCTCGCAGTTCGAGTACCTGAACATGGACGGCTGCATCCGGAGCGCGCTCGACTTCGCGAGGGCGAGCCGATGA
- a CDS encoding ferredoxin domain-containing protein codes for MGFESDAVETVAKLMTLSARTAPKARGSDVIETMIVSGDEEKTALAEAMRRFGEQHDAGFFIRDAGNIAASDACLIIGSLFNDAVGLDCGGCGYPTCADMLEAQKRGLPASVPFQGPNCVVRMADLGIAVGSAVKTASLHNVDNRVLYSAGVGALSLGWLEGCGVAYGIPLRASGKDIFFDRTR; via the coding sequence ATGGGTTTTGAATCAGACGCCGTGGAGACCGTCGCGAAGCTGATGACGCTCTCGGCGCGCACCGCCCCGAAAGCCAGGGGCAGCGACGTCATCGAGACGATGATCGTCAGCGGAGACGAGGAGAAGACGGCGCTCGCGGAGGCGATGCGGAGGTTCGGGGAGCAGCACGACGCGGGGTTCTTCATCCGGGACGCGGGCAATATTGCCGCAAGCGACGCCTGCCTCATCATCGGCTCACTCTTCAACGACGCCGTGGGCCTCGACTGCGGCGGGTGCGGGTATCCCACCTGCGCGGATATGCTCGAGGCGCAGAAGAGGGGCCTCCCGGCATCCGTCCCGTTCCAGGGCCCGAACTGCGTCGTCAGGATGGCGGATCTCGGGATCGCGGTCGGCTCCGCAGTCAAGACCGCGAGCCTCCACAACGTCGACAACCGGGTGCTGTACTCGGCAGGCGTCGGCGCGCTCTCGCTCGGCTGGCTGGAAGGATGCGGGGTAGCCTACGGAATACCGCTCCGGGCATCTGGAAAGGATATCTTCTTTGACCGCACACGCTGA
- a CDS encoding TIGR03768 family metallophosphoesterase, whose amino-acid sequence MYNPKAGVILTLLFVVFITAAGCTAPNTQLPEDGEPDYPIDSLVLTTLNRTVLPVPVPSTSPALDPDQVANFSEYGYGIWEFGEGLDYEKRLDLMPDGYTPASDTNTEKLLTFFAMSDIHITDKESPAQVVYYGYEWGVISGYSPAMLYTTHTLDAAVQTANALHKENPFDFGIFLGDAINSGQYNELRWYIDVLDGRIVNPDSGDKDDPIPGPLNDYQDEYLAAGLDESIRWYQVLGNHDHFWMGLFPPDDSTRNALTGTAILELGNIFTDPLRLKSRGFYMGVIDGRTPDGEIIGAGPVTNFTDGPPTVPADQNRRFLSRTEWIGGFLDSSSNPQGHGFSQSDRTTGFACYSFEPRSDIPIKVIVLDNTQRDDDPSEGTSGFGSIDQERYDWLVQELESGQAEGKLMIIAAHIPIVIEKDQTGLSSVMKWSEYAAVSDVDLIAKLQTYPNLMAWISGHRHQNTVIPIESPDSDRPELGFWQVETASLREFPQQFRTFEFVYNSDNTISIFTTNVDPAVRDGSPAARSRSYAIAAQQIFKSPVEMMPSGAYNAELVLQLTPEMQEILQKTGRDL is encoded by the coding sequence ATGTATAATCCTAAAGCAGGTGTCATACTGACTCTTCTGTTCGTGGTGTTCATCACTGCAGCAGGATGTACCGCTCCCAACACCCAACTCCCTGAAGATGGAGAACCGGATTATCCAATAGATTCTCTGGTCCTGACAACACTCAACAGAACCGTTCTTCCCGTCCCCGTCCCTTCAACGTCGCCTGCCCTGGATCCGGATCAGGTCGCAAACTTTTCAGAGTATGGATATGGGATCTGGGAGTTCGGCGAGGGGCTGGATTATGAGAAGAGACTGGACCTCATGCCAGATGGATACACCCCTGCATCAGATACCAATACGGAGAAACTTTTAACCTTCTTTGCCATGAGTGATATCCATATCACCGACAAAGAGTCTCCTGCTCAGGTGGTCTATTATGGTTATGAATGGGGCGTAATTTCAGGATACTCTCCGGCTATGCTGTATACCACCCATACCCTCGACGCAGCAGTCCAGACGGCAAACGCCCTTCATAAAGAGAATCCATTCGACTTCGGCATATTCCTTGGCGATGCAATTAACAGCGGCCAGTACAACGAACTGCGATGGTATATCGATGTGCTTGACGGCAGGATAGTCAACCCCGACTCCGGTGACAAGGACGATCCAATCCCCGGCCCTCTCAATGATTACCAGGATGAATACCTTGCAGCCGGGCTTGATGAATCGATCAGATGGTATCAGGTTCTCGGCAATCACGATCACTTCTGGATGGGTCTCTTCCCTCCGGATGATTCTACCAGAAATGCCTTGACCGGCACTGCAATACTCGAATTAGGTAATATTTTCACCGACCCTCTCCGCCTAAAAAGCCGTGGTTTCTATATGGGAGTAATCGATGGTCGGACACCAGACGGTGAGATTATCGGTGCAGGCCCTGTCACCAACTTCACTGATGGCCCCCCAACAGTCCCGGCCGATCAAAATCGCCGTTTCCTCTCGAGAACAGAGTGGATCGGTGGATTTTTAGACTCCTCTTCAAACCCACAAGGGCATGGATTCAGCCAGTCCGATAGAACAACGGGATTTGCCTGTTATTCATTCGAACCGAGATCAGATATCCCGATAAAGGTCATTGTGCTTGATAATACCCAGAGGGACGATGATCCCAGCGAAGGGACCTCCGGATTTGGTTCTATCGATCAGGAGCGGTACGACTGGCTCGTACAAGAACTCGAGAGTGGTCAGGCTGAAGGAAAGCTCATGATCATCGCAGCCCACATCCCGATAGTCATCGAAAAGGATCAAACGGGTCTCAGTTCGGTCATGAAATGGAGTGAGTACGCTGCGGTATCTGATGTTGATCTGATAGCCAAACTTCAGACCTATCCAAACCTCATGGCATGGATCTCGGGGCATCGCCATCAAAATACCGTGATACCTATCGAATCTCCGGATTCTGACCGCCCTGAACTCGGTTTCTGGCAGGTTGAAACCGCATCGCTGCGGGAGTTCCCTCAGCAGTTCCGGACCTTCGAATTCGTCTATAACAGCGACAATACAATCTCAATCTTTACCACCAATGTTGATCCGGCGGTCAGAGACGGATCACCCGCTGCCAGATCGCGGTCGTATGCTATCGCAGCTCAACAGATATTCAAATCTCCAGTAGAGATGATGCCAAGCGGTGCATATAATGCAGAACTTGTTCTCCAGTTGACCCCGGAGATGCAGGAAATACTTCAGAAGACAGGAAGAGATCTATAG
- a CDS encoding PaaI family thioesterase: MTDERPIPEAYTEAVRRSETCGFARLLDLKVTAIEAGRVRVAMPTAGRENAHGTTHGGAIFAVADHAFGIAANLDGIDQIAISAYIQYFSVPAEGTLEAVAWKVSETERTSLYAVEVYSGERRVATFEGVGFKTGVYPKPG, from the coding sequence GTGACGGACGAGCGACCCATCCCGGAGGCTTACACCGAAGCGGTGCGCCGGTCCGAGACCTGTGGGTTTGCACGCCTCCTCGACCTGAAGGTGACGGCGATCGAGGCCGGCCGGGTCAGGGTCGCCATGCCGACCGCAGGCAGGGAGAACGCCCACGGCACGACTCACGGGGGCGCGATCTTCGCCGTCGCGGACCACGCCTTCGGGATCGCCGCGAACCTGGACGGGATCGACCAGATCGCGATCTCCGCGTATATTCAGTATTTTTCCGTGCCGGCGGAAGGGACGCTCGAGGCGGTCGCCTGGAAGGTCTCGGAGACGGAGAGGACGTCGCTTTACGCCGTCGAGGTCTACTCCGGCGAGCGCCGGGTCGCCACGTTCGAGGGCGTCGGGTTCAAGACCGGGGTCTACCCGAAGCCGGGGTAA
- a CDS encoding epoxide hydrolase family protein, which translates to MQPFTIAVPETTLDDLRRRLANTRWPDDGAGWEYGTALSYMKDLARYWEHSYDWRAREAELNRFAHFMAEIGGTGVHFVHERGRGPDPVPLLLLHGWPDSFYRYHRVIPLLTDSFDVVVPSIPGHGFSDRKAMTTDEAADLFAELMTDVLKYPKFIAAGGDAGTLIAQSLAERHPDALLGIHLTDVGYPDGSTDFSALTEPELAFANYIQEWWMNEGAFNMVQSTKPQSLAYGLADSPAGLAAWIMSFMVSGATGEEVEARIGRDDLLTNITIYWVTETIASSVRRYYLDTHAPTGPWRRTPVPAAVAHPPLDAPLPREWAERRVNLVRFTDLARGGHFAAWEEPELYAEDLRAFAKELQKL; encoded by the coding sequence ATGCAACCCTTCACCATCGCCGTTCCGGAGACGACCCTCGACGACCTGCGCCGGCGGCTCGCCAATACCCGCTGGCCCGACGACGGCGCCGGGTGGGAGTACGGCACCGCCCTCTCCTATATGAAAGACCTCGCCCGTTACTGGGAGCACTCCTACGACTGGCGGGCCCGCGAAGCGGAGTTGAACCGGTTTGCTCACTTCATGGCGGAAATCGGCGGGACGGGGGTCCACTTCGTCCACGAGCGCGGGAGGGGGCCGGACCCGGTGCCGCTCCTCCTGCTCCACGGATGGCCCGACTCCTTCTACCGGTATCACCGCGTCATCCCGCTCCTGACCGATTCCTTCGACGTGGTCGTCCCGTCCATTCCCGGCCACGGGTTCTCCGACCGGAAGGCCATGACCACCGACGAGGCCGCCGACCTCTTCGCCGAACTGATGACGGACGTCCTCAAGTATCCGAAGTTCATCGCGGCCGGCGGCGACGCCGGGACGCTGATCGCTCAGTCGCTCGCGGAACGGCACCCCGATGCCCTGCTCGGCATCCACCTGACCGACGTCGGCTACCCGGACGGGTCGACCGACTTCTCGGCCCTCACGGAGCCCGAGCTAGCGTTCGCGAACTACATCCAGGAGTGGTGGATGAACGAAGGCGCCTTCAATATGGTCCAGTCGACCAAACCCCAGAGCCTCGCCTACGGCCTGGCCGACTCGCCCGCAGGCCTTGCGGCCTGGATCATGAGTTTCATGGTATCGGGAGCGACCGGCGAGGAGGTTGAAGCGCGCATCGGCCGCGACGACCTGCTCACGAACATCACGATCTACTGGGTCACGGAGACGATCGCCTCCTCCGTCCGCCGGTATTACCTCGACACCCACGCGCCCACCGGCCCCTGGCGGCGCACCCCCGTCCCGGCGGCCGTCGCCCACCCGCCCCTCGACGCCCCGCTGCCCCGCGAGTGGGCGGAGCGGAGGGTGAACCTCGTGCGCTTCACCGATCTGGCCCGCGGCGGGCACTTCGCGGCCTGGGAAGAGCCGGAACTCTACGCAGAGGACCTGCGGGCGTTCGCGAAGGAACTGCAAAAATTGTAG
- a CDS encoding GHMP family kinase ATP-binding protein, whose amino-acid sequence MPTMKIRGGDLDLVEYEFTSFSPGEHIRPRGLQKDYRLAPVSGTVVVEAPARIHLTVLDMNRFSPDRPGGGGIGFAISVYCTAEVECTVSGLEIDYSREPILRHFAEAFRQVVGYKGGFKIRARDHRYEHVGLGSTSTILIAVANALNTAVGSPLSPDELRILLGCNFVEETVGGSVAFGFETGVGPAASTYGGMAVMGDELTLVYRHPFAEGKQVYIAIPATDVSSAGEKEFDLLMNKARTLDYRDRELKSYLILMDLIPALERGDLEKIGDVIWEIEFRGSKRAEVEHHGFEIYRYMAALRDAGLEFVGMSSVGPSIAVVTARPEEEVAEILAEAGLRVAIATTVDNEGLKIRVEEKA is encoded by the coding sequence ATGCCCACCATGAAGATCCGGGGCGGGGACCTCGACCTCGTCGAGTACGAGTTCACCTCCTTCTCTCCGGGCGAGCATATCCGGCCGCGTGGCCTCCAGAAAGACTACCGGCTCGCGCCGGTGTCCGGCACCGTCGTCGTCGAGGCCCCAGCGAGGATTCACCTCACCGTCCTCGATATGAACCGGTTCTCTCCCGACCGCCCCGGCGGCGGAGGGATCGGGTTTGCCATCAGTGTCTACTGCACCGCCGAGGTCGAGTGCACGGTCTCAGGCCTTGAGATCGACTACTCCCGCGAACCGATCCTCCGGCACTTCGCGGAGGCGTTCCGGCAGGTCGTCGGCTACAAGGGCGGCTTTAAGATCCGCGCCCGCGACCACCGGTACGAGCACGTCGGGCTCGGCTCAACGAGCACCATCCTGATCGCGGTCGCGAACGCCCTCAACACCGCCGTGGGCTCGCCCCTGAGCCCCGACGAGCTCCGCATCCTCCTCGGCTGCAACTTCGTCGAGGAGACCGTGGGCGGGAGCGTCGCGTTCGGGTTCGAGACCGGCGTCGGGCCGGCGGCGAGCACCTACGGCGGGATGGCGGTGATGGGGGACGAACTGACCCTCGTCTACCGGCACCCGTTTGCCGAGGGCAAACAGGTCTACATCGCCATCCCGGCCACCGATGTCTCGTCGGCGGGGGAGAAGGAGTTCGACCTGCTGATGAACAAGGCCCGGACCCTGGACTACCGCGACCGCGAACTGAAGTCCTACCTCATCCTGATGGACCTCATCCCGGCGCTGGAGCGCGGGGATCTCGAGAAGATCGGGGATGTCATCTGGGAGATCGAGTTCCGCGGCTCGAAGCGGGCCGAAGTGGAGCACCACGGCTTTGAGATCTACCGCTACATGGCGGCGCTCAGAGACGCCGGCCTCGAGTTCGTCGGGATGAGCTCGGTGGGGCCCTCGATCGCGGTCGTCACCGCCCGGCCTGAGGAGGAAGTGGCGGAGATCCTGGCGGAGGCCGGGCTTCGGGTCGCGATCGCGACGACGGTGGACAACGAGGGGTTGAAGATCCGGGTGGAAGAAAAGGCGTGA